One Campylobacter sputorum subsp. sputorum DNA segment encodes these proteins:
- a CDS encoding glycosyltransferase, giving the protein MKKINILCVIGLMNTGGVESVMMNYYERFDKTKFSITFLTSSNSKDIPYGWLDKNGIEIIVVDVFKNKIKTFFTFIEIFKRLNIDIIHSNVSNLFIFLAAFLCRVKVRVIHSHLFMENKYKTIKNKINIYTTNHLATTYIACGKAAGRDMFANKDFTYVKNAININKFIFNAKEKYEISKKLNLDGMIVFGCVARFEEQKNHKFLLQVFNCINHYIQNSHLLLVGDGILRQDLEKQAKELNLIQNISFVGNVVNPEIYYSAMDCFLLTSFFEGFPVVLVEAQTNGLKCFVSDKVSREVKILDSFEFVSLNYDSKFWAKKILFSYKTTKFKRYENSVEKIKQQGFDIDIESKRLQDLYLELIK; this is encoded by the coding sequence ATGAAAAAAATCAATATTTTATGCGTTATAGGTCTTATGAATACAGGAGGAGTAGAAAGTGTTATGATGAATTATTATGAAAGATTTGATAAAACTAAATTTAGTATCACTTTTTTAACATCAAGTAACTCCAAGGATATACCTTATGGGTGGCTAGATAAAAATGGTATAGAGATAATTGTAGTTGATGTGTTTAAAAATAAAATCAAGACATTTTTTACATTTATAGAAATTTTTAAAAGACTTAATATAGATATTATTCACTCTAATGTTTCAAATTTATTTATATTTTTAGCTGCTTTTTTGTGTCGTGTAAAAGTTAGAGTAATTCATTCACATCTTTTCATGGAAAATAAATATAAAACAATAAAAAATAAAATAAATATATATACCACTAATCATCTTGCAACTACTTATATAGCATGTGGTAAAGCAGCTGGCAGAGATATGTTTGCAAATAAGGACTTTACTTATGTAAAAAACGCCATAAATATAAATAAATTTATTTTTAATGCCAAAGAAAAATATGAAATTAGTAAAAAACTAAATTTAGACGGCATGATTGTATTTGGATGTGTAGCTAGATTTGAAGAGCAAAAAAATCATAAATTTCTTCTTCAAGTCTTTAATTGTATAAATCACTATATTCAAAATTCGCATTTGCTTTTAGTAGGAGATGGAATTTTAAGACAAGATTTAGAAAAACAAGCAAAAGAGTTAAATTTAATACAGAATATAAGTTTTGTAGGAAATGTTGTAAATCCAGAAATTTATTATAGTGCGATGGATTGTTTTTTACTTACAAGCTTTTTTGAGGGTTTTCCAGTTGTCTTAGTAGAGGCTCAAACAAACGGTTTAAAATGCTTTGTAAGTGATAAAGTTTCACGAGAGGTTAAAATTTTAGATAGTTTTGAGTTTGTATCGCTTAATTACGATTCTAAATTTTGGGCTAAAAAAATATTATTTTCATATAAAACAACTAAATTTAAAAGATATGAGAATTCGGTTGAAAAGATAAAGCAGCAAGGTTTTGATATAGACATTGAGTCTAAAAGATTGCAAGATTTATATTTGGAGTTGATAAAATGA
- a CDS encoding lipopolysaccharide biosynthesis protein, giving the protein MSDLTKFIKSSSIYFFGSILNKLIAFFMLPLYTKYLSPSDYGEYDLSLVYVNLFIGICFIDIYIAVMKFLLDDSYKNIKNYKEKVLFAGFIVFLICLIFYIFSFYMFLNILNVKFMNSLIILGIIMYIHTIYSYICRAYGLNYIFVFSGVLSTIIGVILNLIFLIHFKLGYISLIYASIISIIFAILMMEINVKVFLKLRIGFGDFTFVKPMFYYSIPLISLAFSYWFAEFYGKFCIYKSIGLTENGYYAIALKFSMLLMLLINCFKMAWQEVNFSKILDQNLMGKYYTKAINEYIKFLLFGSSFLIIAIKIIFPFIVNSSYYEAFIYIPACLMVCICVGVYEFISNIINKINYNKYLPKISFIYLFINIIFVTFMVEKIGIFAIIFAFILEYIVACAMLIILIKKEFIIKIRFINILYILIFIITSYACYVSNLVFIAINFFFLVLFYAYVYKDILKNKKRVL; this is encoded by the coding sequence TTGTCAGATTTAACAAAATTTATAAAATCAAGTTCGATTTATTTTTTTGGAAGTATTTTAAATAAACTCATAGCTTTTTTTATGCTTCCTTTGTATACTAAATATCTAAGTCCTAGTGATTACGGTGAGTATGATTTAAGCTTGGTTTATGTAAATCTTTTTATAGGTATATGTTTTATAGATATTTATATAGCAGTTATGAAATTTTTGCTTGATGATAGCTATAAAAATATAAAAAATTACAAAGAAAAAGTTTTATTTGCTGGGTTTATTGTTTTTTTGATTTGTTTAATTTTTTATATATTTAGCTTTTATATGTTTTTAAATATTTTAAATGTTAAATTTATGAATTCGCTCATTATATTAGGGATTATAATGTATATTCATACTATATATAGTTATATTTGTAGAGCTTATGGATTAAATTACATATTTGTATTTAGCGGAGTATTGTCTACTATAATTGGGGTTATTTTAAATTTAATTTTTTTAATACATTTTAAATTAGGCTATATTTCTTTAATATACGCTTCTATCATAAGTATTATTTTTGCTATTTTAATGATGGAAATAAATGTAAAAGTTTTTTTAAAGTTAAGGATTGGTTTTGGGGATTTTACCTTTGTAAAACCGATGTTTTATTACTCTATTCCTTTGATTTCTCTTGCATTTAGCTACTGGTTTGCTGAGTTTTATGGTAAATTTTGTATTTATAAAAGTATAGGCCTAACAGAAAATGGATATTATGCTATTGCTTTAAAATTTTCTATGCTTTTAATGCTTTTGATAAATTGTTTTAAAATGGCTTGGCAAGAAGTAAATTTCTCAAAAATTTTAGATCAAAATTTAATGGGCAAGTATTATACAAAAGCTATTAATGAGTATATTAAATTTTTATTATTTGGTTCTAGTTTTTTAATAATTGCAATTAAAATTATATTTCCATTTATAGTAAATAGTAGCTATTATGAGGCTTTTATCTATATCCCAGCTTGTTTGATGGTTTGTATTTGTGTTGGGGTTTATGAGTTTATATCAAATATTATAAATAAGATTAATTATAATAAATATCTACCTAAAATAAGCTTTATTTATTTATTTATAAATATAATTTTTGTGACTTTTATGGTAGAAAAAATAGGCATTTTTGCTATTATTTTTGCATTTATTTTAGAATATATAGTTGCTTGTGCAATGCTTATAATTTTGATTAAAAAAGAATTTATAATAAAAATAAGATTTATAAACATTTTATATATTTTAATATTTATAATTACTTCTTATGCGTGCTATGTTTCAAATTTAGTTTTTATAGCTATAAATTTCTTTTTCTTAGTGCTTTTTTATGCTTATGTTTATAAAGATATACTAAAAAATAAAAAGAGAGTTTTATGA